One Thalassospira marina DNA window includes the following coding sequences:
- the deoC gene encoding deoxyribose-phosphate aldolase, whose translation MFDINTIPEIIETATKLAIANEASAKRAISVLDLTSLNDDNTIEKIEALCQRAQTPAGNTAAICVYAPFIETSWKTLGKSGIKTATVVNFPKGDKAAQRVADETADAVAAGADEVDLVMPYQAFLAGDHDGSAEVIAATRQACGPFMTLKVILETGEYPDAKAIYDAARLAISNGANFVKTSTGKVATGATPEAAIAMIAAIRDAKAEQNLDCGFKASGGVRNTQDAALYLAIADHMMGADWATPATFRFGASSVLTDLLKTCGFGDSNTPSGAGNY comes from the coding sequence ATGTTCGACATCAACACCATTCCGGAAATCATTGAAACGGCAACTAAACTTGCCATCGCGAACGAAGCATCCGCCAAGCGCGCGATCTCTGTTCTCGACCTAACCAGCCTGAATGATGATAATACCATCGAAAAGATCGAAGCCCTGTGCCAGCGGGCGCAAACCCCGGCAGGCAATACGGCAGCGATTTGTGTTTACGCTCCCTTTATTGAAACATCGTGGAAAACACTGGGCAAAAGCGGCATCAAAACCGCGACCGTCGTGAACTTCCCCAAGGGCGATAAAGCCGCCCAGCGTGTTGCCGATGAAACCGCCGATGCTGTTGCCGCCGGCGCCGATGAAGTTGACCTTGTCATGCCCTATCAGGCCTTTCTCGCCGGTGACCATGATGGTAGCGCCGAGGTCATTGCCGCCACCCGGCAGGCGTGCGGCCCGTTCATGACCTTGAAGGTTATTCTTGAAACCGGTGAATATCCTGACGCAAAGGCGATTTATGATGCCGCGCGTCTTGCCATTTCCAATGGTGCCAATTTCGTCAAAACTTCGACCGGAAAAGTTGCGACCGGCGCAACACCCGAGGCAGCCATCGCCATGATTGCTGCCATTCGCGATGCCAAGGCCGAACAAAACCTGGATTGCGGTTTCAAGGCATCGGGCGGGGTTCGCAACACGCAGGATGCCGCCCTTTATCTGGCCATTGCCGATCATATGATGGGGGCTGACTGGGCCACACCGGCCACATTCCGCTTTGGCGCCAGCAGCGTTTTGACCGACCTATTGAAAACATGTGGTTTTGGCGACAGCAACACCCCGTCTGGCGCTGGCAACTACTGA